In a single window of the Sesamum indicum cultivar Zhongzhi No. 13 linkage group LG16, S_indicum_v1.0, whole genome shotgun sequence genome:
- the LOC105178599 gene encoding mitogen-activated protein kinase kinase kinase ANP1, producing MDWTRGHTIGQGASATVSTAVCRRNGDTFAVKSAELSQSKSLRSEQRILSSLNSPHIIGYKGCGVSVENGKALFNLMIEYAPDGTLVDEIRRQGGRLDESTIGYYTSRVLKGLEYLHSRGIVHCDVKGSNILLSQEDVKIADFGCAKAADEASIGGTPMFMAPEVARGEEQSFPADIWALGCTIIEMSTGKSPWPNEPSTLHRIAFSGETPRIPTFLSDIARDFLSKCLRVDPRERWTAKQLLGHRFLQEFQSSHVKMIMNSTGSPTSILDQGIWSSIEEEFSQGINEVRHQDLLDCAAQRVKELSMNSGRERWEWGERWITVRESENISVISIDSRCKFREQSVVLSENSSLRRCTEELVSDLFQFL from the coding sequence ATGGACTGGACTAGAGGCCACACCATAGGCCAGGGAGCCTCCGCCACCGTGTCGACCGCTGTCTGCCGCCGGAACGGCGATACCTTCGCGGTGAAATCAGCCGAGCTATCGCAGTCAAAGTCTTTACGGAGTGAGCAGAGAATTCTTTCGTCTTTGAATTCCCCTCATATTATTGGTTACAAGGGGTGCGGCGTTAGCGTAGAGAATGGCAAGGCTCTGTTCAATCTTATGATTGAGTATGCGCCCGACGGCACGCTTGTTGATGAAATTCGCCGGCAGGGTGGCCGCTTAGACGAATCAACAATCGGTTACTACACGAGTCGTGTACTAAAGGGACTAGAGTACTTGCACTCAAGGGGAATAGTGCATTGCGATGTTAAAGGGAGCAACATACTATTGAGCCAAGAAGATGTCAAGATCGCTGATTTTGGCTGTGCCAAGGCAGCCGACGAGGCATCCATCGGTGGCACGCCGATGTTCATGGCGCCGGAAGTCGCACGTGGAGAGGAGCAAAGCTTCCCGGCTGACATCTGGGCTCTGGGCTGCACGATAATTGAGATGTCCACCGGGAAGTCCCCGTGGCCTAACGAACCGTCCACACTTCACCGGATTGCATTTTCGGGCGAGACGCCTAGGATTCCAACGTTCTTGTCCGATATAGCAAGGGATTTCTTGAGCAAGTGTTTGAGGGTTGATCCAAGAGAGAGATGGACAGCTAAACAGCTCCTCGGACATCGTTTTCTCCAGGAATTTCAATCTTCCCATGTGAAAATGATCATGAACAGCACAGGCTCGCCGACGAGTATTCTTGATCAGGGGATTTGGAGCTCAATTGAGGAAGAATTTTCACAAGGTATAAATGAGGTGAGGCATCAAGATTTGTTGGATTGTGCAGCGCAGAGGGTGAAGGAGTTGTCGATGAATTCAGGGAGGGAGAGATGGGAATGGGGAGAGAGGTGGATAACAGTGAGAGAGAGTGAAAATATTAGTGTAATTAGTATTGACAGTAGGTGTAAATTTAGAGAACAGAGTGTTGTACTTAGTGAGAATTCTAGTTTGAGGAGATGTACAGAGGAGTTGGTATCAGAtctgtttcaatttttataa